From Emcibacter nanhaiensis, a single genomic window includes:
- a CDS encoding YigZ family protein — MQIFNGIISDRGSKYAVSGGPCTSPEEAKAFIKELCRNKKFAKATHNSWAFLQDGQAVKNDDGEAGAGLVIVRMLERAKLENHIVVVTRWYGGKHLGGDRFRHVQDAVRYYLDHAVVK; from the coding sequence ATGCAGATATTTAACGGCATAATTTCCGACCGCGGGTCGAAATATGCGGTGTCAGGCGGGCCCTGCACCTCGCCCGAGGAGGCGAAGGCCTTCATCAAGGAACTATGCCGCAACAAGAAGTTCGCCAAGGCCACCCATAACAGCTGGGCGTTCCTGCAGGACGGGCAGGCGGTCAAGAATGACGACGGCGAGGCCGGGGCCGGGCTTGTGATCGTGCGCATGCTGGAGCGCGCGAAGCTTGAAAACCACATTGTGGTGGTCACCCGCTGGTATGGCGGCAAGCATTTGGGCGGGGATCGTTTCCGCCATGTCCAGGACGCGGTGCGATATTACCTGGATCATGCTGTTGTGAAGTGA
- a CDS encoding DUF2948 family protein: protein MDEQKQTFSPLRLKAEDQEDLVVMSTYLQDAVTVMEDIRWLPSERRFVLMLNRYTWEQTCAETGKPLTEGGKACHRVRTGLHFNDVLKVSRQNFPIGLKSHVLELLAIEAARPVEDGNWLIDLIFAGDEIVRLEAEIIDAQMQDIGHPWPAKCHPKHKILETLRD from the coding sequence ATGGACGAGCAAAAACAGACATTTAGCCCGTTGCGGCTCAAGGCGGAGGACCAGGAAGACCTGGTCGTCATGTCCACTTATCTGCAGGATGCGGTCACGGTGATGGAAGACATCCGCTGGCTGCCGTCCGAGCGCCGCTTTGTACTGATGCTCAACCGCTATACCTGGGAGCAGACCTGTGCAGAGACCGGGAAACCGCTGACCGAAGGCGGCAAGGCCTGCCACCGGGTGCGCACCGGGCTGCACTTCAACGACGTGCTCAAGGTCAGCCGCCAGAATTTCCCCATCGGGTTGAAGTCCCATGTGCTGGAGCTTCTGGCCATCGAAGCGGCCCGGCCTGTCGAGGACGGCAACTGGCTCATCGACCTGATTTTTGCCGGCGACGAAATTGTCCGGCTCGAGGCGGAAATCATCGACGCCCAGATGCAGGACATCGGCCATCCCTGGCCGGCGAAATGCCATCCCAAACACAAGATTCTGGAAACCCTCCGGGATTGA
- the infA gene encoding translation initiation factor IF-1, which yields MAKEDLLEMNGTVVELLPNAMFRVKLENDHEILAHTAGKMRKNRIRVLAGDQVTVEMTPYDLTKGRITYRFK from the coding sequence ATGGCTAAAGAAGACCTTCTTGAGATGAACGGAACCGTGGTGGAACTTCTGCCCAATGCCATGTTCCGCGTCAAACTGGAGAATGACCACGAAATCCTCGCCCATACGGCAGGCAAAATGCGCAAGAACCGCATCCGCGTTCTGGCCGGCGACCAGGTCACCGTGGAGATGACTCCCTACGATCTGACCAAAGGCCGGATCACCTATCGCTTCAAATAA
- the hisD gene encoding histidinol dehydrogenase produces the protein MVSKLDNRKADFEAAFTALLNSKRESDQDVSDAVKAILADVRARGDAAVIDYTSRFDRLDLTPETMRVSAAEIAAARAEVKDDVRAALQEAAERIETFHKRHLPEDDSFTDAQGVTVGARWNAVDAAGIYVPGGKAVYPSSVLMNAIPAKAAGVERIVMVVPAPDGYLNPLVLVAAELAGVTEIYKIGGAQAVGALAYGTDTIAPVDVITGPGNAYVAAAKREVFGTVGIDMIAGPSEILVVADNKNDPRWIAMDLLSQAEHDEVAQSILITDDELFAKMVEDAVEDHLATLPRAVIARTSWDEHGAIIIVSDLAEAAPLVNRLAPEHLELAVDNPRELAKDMKHAGSIFLGRYTPEAIGDYVAGPNHVLPTARNARFTSGLSALNFMKRNTLIECSAESLARIGPAAVTLADEEGLQAHGRSISIRLNRGD, from the coding sequence ATGGTCAGTAAGCTGGACAACCGCAAAGCGGATTTCGAGGCGGCGTTTACCGCGCTGCTGAACAGCAAGCGGGAATCCGACCAGGATGTCTCCGATGCCGTCAAAGCAATTCTGGCCGACGTGCGTGCGCGCGGTGACGCCGCCGTGATCGACTATACTTCCAGGTTTGACCGGCTGGATCTCACCCCGGAAACCATGCGGGTCAGTGCGGCGGAAATCGCCGCCGCCCGGGCCGAAGTCAAGGATGACGTCAGGGCGGCGCTGCAGGAAGCGGCCGAGCGCATTGAAACCTTCCACAAGCGCCACCTGCCGGAAGACGACAGTTTCACCGACGCCCAGGGCGTCACCGTCGGCGCCCGCTGGAACGCGGTCGATGCCGCCGGTATTTATGTGCCGGGTGGCAAGGCGGTCTATCCCTCTTCCGTGCTGATGAACGCGATCCCGGCCAAGGCCGCCGGTGTGGAACGCATCGTCATGGTGGTGCCGGCGCCGGACGGCTACCTCAACCCGCTGGTGCTGGTGGCGGCCGAACTGGCCGGTGTCACGGAAATATACAAGATCGGCGGCGCCCAGGCCGTCGGCGCCCTGGCCTACGGCACCGACACCATCGCCCCGGTTGATGTCATCACCGGCCCCGGCAACGCCTATGTCGCCGCGGCCAAGCGGGAAGTGTTCGGCACTGTCGGCATCGACATGATCGCCGGGCCGTCGGAGATCCTGGTGGTGGCCGACAACAAGAACGACCCGCGCTGGATCGCCATGGACCTGCTGAGCCAGGCCGAGCATGACGAGGTGGCGCAAAGCATCCTGATCACCGACGACGAACTATTCGCCAAAATGGTGGAGGATGCCGTCGAGGATCACCTTGCCACCCTGCCCCGGGCGGTGATCGCCCGCACAAGTTGGGACGAACACGGCGCCATCATTATCGTCAGCGACCTTGCCGAGGCAGCCCCCCTGGTCAACCGGCTGGCGCCGGAACACCTGGAGCTTGCCGTGGATAATCCGCGCGAGCTGGCGAAGGATATGAAACATGCGGGTTCCATCTTCCTCGGCCGCTATACCCCGGAAGCGATCGGCGATTATGTGGCCGGGCCGAACCATGTTCTGCCCACGGCGCGAAATGCCCGCTTTACCTCCGGCCTCAGTGCGCTTAACTTCATGAAAAGGAATACCCTGATAGAATGCAGCGCAGAAAGCCTGGCCCGGATCGGCCCCGCCGCCGTCACCCTCGCCGATGAGGAAGGACTGCAGGCGCATGGACGCTCCATTTCCATCAGGCTGAACCGGGGTGACTGA
- a CDS encoding UPF0262 family protein, translating into MSAETSTQRISHIELDESSIIRRNADIEHERRVAIFDLLEDNLFAPLGDLEGGYAGPYNLVLHMQDNRLVFDIGTDDGTPLTSITLPLTPFKKIIKEYFLICDSYYTAIKSASPRQIEAIDMGRRGLHNEGSELLMERLADKVELDMDTARRLFTLICVLQIR; encoded by the coding sequence ATGAGCGCCGAGACATCGACACAGCGCATTAGTCATATTGAGCTGGATGAATCGAGCATCATTCGCCGCAACGCCGATATCGAGCATGAGCGGCGGGTCGCCATCTTTGACCTTCTGGAGGACAATCTCTTCGCCCCGCTGGGCGACCTGGAAGGCGGCTATGCCGGTCCCTATAACCTGGTTCTGCATATGCAGGACAACCGGCTGGTGTTTGATATCGGTACCGACGACGGCACGCCGCTGACCTCCATTACCCTGCCGCTCACGCCGTTCAAGAAAATCATCAAGGAATATTTCCTGATCTGCGACAGCTATTACACCGCGATCAAAAGCGCCAGCCCGCGCCAGATCGAGGCCATCGACATGGGCCGGCGCGGCCTCCATAACGAGGGCTCGGAACTGCTGATGGAACGGCTGGCCGACAAGGTGGAGCTGGACATGGATACCGCCCGCCGGCTGTTCACCCTGATCTGTGTGTTGCAGATAAGGTAA
- the murA gene encoding UDP-N-acetylglucosamine 1-carboxyvinyltransferase produces the protein MDRLVITGGNRLEGQIPISGAKNAALPLMCAGLLSSDSLVLSNLPQLADIRTLSDLLGGHGAELKVERDGGPLNGGRTLSITTKDITSTVAPYDIVRKMRASILVLGPLLAREGEATVSLPGGCAIGNRPIDLHLKGFQEMGAEIELKEGYVRAHAPGGRLEGGTVHFPMVSVGATENILMAATLARGTTVIENAAREPEISDLANCLNKMGARVTGIGSETLTVEGVDRLHGGEHDVMPDRIEAGSYAAAAAITNGQIELTGDNLKQVLTGSYDVLKEAGLGFEQTDRGLMCWLKSDHIQGINVVTQPYPGFPTDMQAQVMALMTLCDGASVITETIFENRFMHVPELARMGADITVHGNTATVRGVKKLLGAPVMATDLRASMSLVLAGLAAEGETYVNRIYHLDRGYEALVEKLTACGAKIIREKADGV, from the coding sequence ATGGACCGACTGGTCATCACCGGCGGCAATCGCCTGGAAGGACAAATCCCTATCAGCGGGGCCAAGAATGCGGCTCTGCCGCTGATGTGCGCCGGACTGCTGAGCAGCGACAGCCTGGTGCTCAGTAACCTGCCGCAGCTGGCCGATATCCGCACCCTCAGCGACCTGCTTGGAGGTCATGGCGCCGAACTGAAGGTGGAACGGGACGGCGGCCCGCTGAACGGCGGCCGGACCCTCAGCATCACCACCAAAGACATCACCAGTACTGTCGCCCCCTATGACATCGTGCGCAAGATGCGGGCCAGCATCCTGGTGCTGGGTCCCCTGCTGGCGCGGGAGGGCGAAGCCACGGTGAGCCTGCCCGGCGGCTGCGCGATCGGCAACCGGCCCATCGACCTGCACCTCAAGGGCTTCCAGGAGATGGGCGCGGAGATTGAGCTCAAGGAAGGCTATGTGCGGGCCCATGCCCCGGGCGGCCGGCTGGAGGGCGGCACCGTGCATTTCCCGATGGTCTCGGTCGGCGCCACGGAAAATATCCTGATGGCGGCAACCCTGGCCCGCGGCACCACGGTAATCGAAAATGCGGCCCGGGAGCCGGAAATTTCCGACCTCGCAAACTGCCTCAACAAAATGGGGGCACGGGTCACCGGCATCGGCTCCGAGACCCTGACCGTGGAAGGGGTGGATCGCCTGCACGGGGGGGAGCATGACGTGATGCCGGACCGGATCGAAGCCGGAAGCTATGCCGCCGCCGCCGCCATCACCAATGGACAGATCGAACTGACCGGGGATAACCTGAAACAGGTGCTGACCGGCAGCTATGACGTGCTCAAGGAAGCCGGGCTCGGTTTCGAGCAAACCGACCGCGGCCTGATGTGCTGGCTGAAAAGCGATCATATTCAGGGAATCAATGTGGTGACCCAGCCCTATCCCGGGTTCCCGACCGACATGCAGGCCCAGGTCATGGCGCTGATGACGCTGTGCGACGGCGCCTCGGTCATCACCGAAACCATTTTCGAGAACCGTTTCATGCATGTGCCGGAACTGGCCCGCATGGGCGCTGACATCACCGTACACGGTAACACCGCCACGGTGCGCGGGGTCAAGAAACTCTTGGGCGCGCCGGTCATGGCCACCGACCTGCGGGCCTCCATGTCGCTGGTGCTGGCCGGCCTCGCGGCCGAGGGCGAAACCTATGTCAACCGCATCTATCATCTCGACCGTGGCTATGAAGCGCTGGTGGAAAAACTGACAGCGTGCGGGGCAAAAATTATCCGGGAAAAAGCTGACGGCGTCTGA
- a CDS encoding ribonuclease E/G: MSRKMSRTLLVTSAPGEVRAALLEDDRPVEIRLYRDHEPTRVGAIYMGHITHVSRELQAVFVELEKGLEGFLQLKLLPKPATGDKKQKKPKDLTRLVSEGQKIIVQVTRDPVHGKEAQVTGRIELQSSGLVLHPFRAGAFVSSRIKDPGRREELKKFGESLELEGYGITFRTEAAELPDRQLADTAHRLLKQWKDIEKNLAVTLPPKLLAQGPDPIAQILRTYGSNRLEKILFDQASDLKQAHQWAEQFAPELTGRLEPAAAGEDIFLTHGVEEELQALYEKRIRLDSGAWITIEETEALTAIDVNTGEAKFSTDREQQMLRLNREAAREIFRQLRLRAIGGQIVIDFVNMTGKGDVTALMDVIDNLIHADPQQVQRTNLSAFGLLEMTRKADVKSLGERLLAARDPDPNVASRALELLREAMREADREPGKPYTIKGPATVLDWIRDHPDYSAEFTRRTGSALMLEDHTS, from the coding sequence ATGAGTCGTAAAATGAGTCGCACCCTTCTGGTCACCAGCGCCCCGGGCGAAGTGCGCGCCGCCCTGCTCGAAGACGACCGGCCGGTGGAAATCCGCCTGTACCGCGATCATGAACCGACCCGGGTCGGCGCCATCTATATGGGCCATATCACCCATGTCAGCCGCGAACTGCAGGCCGTATTCGTGGAACTGGAAAAAGGCCTCGAGGGTTTCCTGCAGCTGAAACTTCTGCCCAAACCGGCCACCGGCGACAAGAAGCAGAAAAAGCCCAAAGACCTGACCCGGCTGGTCAGCGAGGGCCAGAAAATCATTGTCCAGGTCACCCGCGATCCGGTCCATGGTAAGGAAGCCCAGGTCACCGGCCGCATCGAACTGCAGTCCTCGGGCCTGGTGCTGCATCCGTTCCGTGCCGGCGCCTTCGTCTCCAGCCGCATCAAGGATCCGGGCCGCAGGGAAGAACTGAAAAAATTCGGCGAAAGCCTCGAGCTCGAGGGCTACGGCATCACCTTCCGCACCGAAGCCGCCGAGCTGCCGGACCGGCAACTGGCCGACACCGCGCACAGGCTGCTGAAACAGTGGAAAGACATCGAGAAAAACCTCGCCGTCACCCTGCCGCCCAAACTGCTGGCCCAGGGCCCGGACCCCATTGCCCAGATCCTGCGCACCTATGGCAGCAACCGGCTGGAAAAGATACTCTTCGACCAGGCCTCGGACCTGAAGCAGGCCCATCAGTGGGCCGAACAGTTCGCCCCCGAACTGACGGGGAGGCTCGAGCCCGCCGCCGCCGGCGAGGATATTTTCCTGACCCATGGCGTCGAGGAAGAGCTGCAGGCGCTCTATGAAAAACGCATCCGGCTCGACAGTGGCGCATGGATCACCATCGAGGAAACCGAGGCGCTCACCGCCATCGACGTCAATACCGGTGAAGCCAAGTTTTCCACCGACCGCGAGCAGCAGATGCTGCGGCTCAACCGCGAAGCGGCGCGGGAGATTTTCCGCCAGCTCCGGCTCCGGGCCATCGGCGGCCAGATCGTCATTGACTTCGTCAACATGACCGGCAAGGGCGACGTCACCGCCCTGATGGACGTGATCGACAACCTGATCCATGCCGACCCGCAACAGGTGCAGCGCACCAACCTGTCCGCCTTCGGGCTGCTGGAGATGACCCGCAAGGCGGATGTCAAATCGCTGGGCGAACGCCTGCTGGCGGCGCGGGACCCGGATCCCAATGTGGCGAGCAGGGCGCTGGAGCTGCTGCGCGAGGCCATGCGCGAAGCCGACCGCGAACCGGGCAAGCCCTATACCATCAAGGGTCCGGCCACGGTGCTTGACTGGATCCGGGACCATCCCGATTATAGTGCGGAGTTCACCCGGCGCACCGGCAGCGCACTCATGCTTGAGGACCACACATCATGA
- a CDS encoding cupin domain-containing protein, with the protein MKGGQQAVAVMIALAVAAQGAAVCAAQGQEDGSAANGMTVVDSSQVPWKKVARPGFPDGQEIKPLHANERISGRTSILKFPTGYIEPRHYHTTGGHSAYILKGKMKMGDKVYGAGEFFYFPANVAHGPNEALEEVEALVWTDGPLDTHLGEPPAGEGKGE; encoded by the coding sequence ATGAAGGGTGGACAGCAGGCCGTGGCAGTTATGATTGCCCTTGCCGTGGCGGCACAGGGAGCGGCAGTTTGTGCGGCACAGGGACAAGAAGACGGATCGGCCGCCAACGGCATGACGGTCGTGGATAGTTCGCAGGTGCCCTGGAAGAAAGTCGCCCGGCCCGGCTTTCCCGACGGCCAGGAAATAAAACCGCTTCACGCCAATGAGCGGATCAGCGGCAGGACCTCGATCCTGAAATTCCCCACCGGTTATATCGAACCGCGCCACTACCACACCACCGGCGGTCATTCGGCCTACATCCTGAAAGGCAAGATGAAGATGGGGGACAAGGTCTATGGCGCCGGGGAATTTTTCTATTTCCCGGCCAATGTGGCCCACGGCCCCAACGAGGCGCTGGAGGAAGTGGAAGCGCTGGTCTGGACCGACGGCCCGCTGGACACGCATCTGGGTGAGCCGCCGGCAGGAGAGGGGAAGGGGGAATGA
- the yacG gene encoding DNA gyrase inhibitor YacG, producing the protein MTKKEPANTVAKCPICNQPAAKKYHPFCSQRCADVDLGRWLKGSYAIPTEEAPTVISNEDEDY; encoded by the coding sequence ATGACCAAAAAGGAACCGGCCAACACCGTGGCCAAATGCCCGATCTGCAACCAGCCGGCGGCGAAGAAATATCATCCCTTCTGCTCCCAGCGCTGCGCCGATGTGGACCTCGGCCGCTGGCTCAAGGGCTCTTATGCGATTCCCACCGAAGAGGCGCCGACCGTGATCAGCAACGAGGACGAGGACTATTGA
- the dcd gene encoding dCTP deaminase, with protein MAIMSDKWIREKAQSEGMIEPFVDRQNREGVISYGLSSYGYDARVSEEFKIFTNVDSAVVDPKDFSQKSFVDRPSDVCIIPPNSFALARTVEYFRIPEDVLVICLGKSTYARCGIIVNVTPLEPGWEGHVTLEFSNTTPLPAKIYANEGACQFLFLQGNEPCEVSYKMRSGKYMGQTGVTLPKL; from the coding sequence ATGGCCATCATGTCCGATAAATGGATCCGGGAAAAAGCACAGAGCGAAGGCATGATCGAACCCTTTGTCGACCGGCAGAACCGGGAAGGCGTGATCTCCTACGGCCTGTCCTCCTATGGCTATGACGCCCGGGTGTCCGAGGAATTCAAGATCTTCACCAATGTGGACAGCGCGGTGGTCGACCCCAAGGATTTTTCCCAGAAGAGCTTTGTCGACCGGCCGTCTGACGTCTGCATCATTCCGCCCAACAGTTTCGCACTGGCCCGCACCGTGGAATATTTCCGCATCCCGGAAGACGTGCTGGTGATCTGCCTCGGCAAATCCACCTATGCCAGATGCGGCATCATCGTCAATGTGACCCCGCTGGAGCCCGGCTGGGAAGGCCATGTGACCCTGGAATTTTCCAACACCACGCCGCTGCCGGCGAAAATCTATGCCAACGAAGGCGCCTGCCAGTTCCTGTTCCTGCAGGGTAATGAACCCTGCGAGGTGTCCTATAAAATGCGCTCCGGCAAATATATGGGCCAGACCGGCGTTACGCTTCCCAAGTTGTAA
- a CDS encoding arsenate reductase ArsC has protein sequence MAVFKRPPLPELPARLPADEIHSVLFMCNFNSIRSPMAEALTRHYVGHRIFVASAGIRPETDEINPFAAAVMEEVGLDISDHIPKGLDQLEDSSFDLIISLSPEAHHTALEWTRTMACEVEYWPTLDPTLVSGNRELILEEYRKVREMLKDRILERFDVTPSPGL, from the coding sequence ATGGCGGTGTTCAAGCGTCCCCCCCTGCCGGAGTTGCCGGCGCGCCTGCCGGCTGATGAAATTCACAGCGTGCTGTTCATGTGCAATTTCAATTCCATCCGCTCGCCCATGGCCGAGGCGCTGACCCGCCATTATGTCGGTCACCGGATTTTTGTGGCCAGCGCCGGGATCCGGCCGGAAACCGATGAAATCAACCCTTTCGCCGCCGCCGTGATGGAAGAGGTCGGCCTCGATATCTCCGATCATATCCCCAAGGGACTCGATCAGCTGGAAGACTCATCCTTCGACCTGATCATCAGCCTCAGCCCAGAAGCCCATCATACGGCGCTGGAGTGGACCCGGACCATGGCCTGTGAAGTGGAATACTGGCCGACCCTGGACCCGACTCTGGTCAGCGGCAACCGCGAGCTGATTCTGGAAGAATATCGCAAGGTGCGGGAAATGCTGAAGGACAGGATTCTTGAACGCTTTGACGTCACACCGTCGCCGGGACTTTAG
- a CDS encoding c-type cytochrome, giving the protein MTHAKFLAAVAGLLFAISALPAAASAQVHETQTHETLPPPRELTPEQTERAAANYQKYCALCHGADREGYANDHAPSLKSKSLMESGIPHAVLRPMSYGREGTAMGAYLDEMGGPMTLDETWDLTYWLYWQAGYDRLKMSTEAVHGDIERGRQVYGENCTSCHGAQGEGVTAPALGNVSLLAHMTDEMIRHAIREGRQDTPMQAWKGVLSDEDIDNVTAFLRSRAGGWEQPQPVLKKIPGPEDYVINPDNEDPDFTLTDGIFVSSKDLLAALQAKKRMVLLDTRVASVWQRAHIEGAIPVPYYTDFDELTKDMPRDVQIVAYCSCPRAAAEYVVKNMRERGFIRTAVLYEGIFGWMNLGYPVMRGDIREEEE; this is encoded by the coding sequence ATGACGCATGCAAAATTTCTGGCCGCTGTTGCCGGTCTCCTCTTCGCCATTTCCGCGCTGCCTGCCGCAGCCAGCGCCCAGGTTCATGAGACCCAAACCCATGAAACTTTGCCGCCGCCGCGGGAACTGACGCCGGAGCAGACGGAGCGCGCCGCCGCCAACTACCAGAAATATTGCGCCCTGTGCCACGGGGCGGACCGGGAAGGCTATGCCAATGACCATGCCCCGTCGCTGAAAAGCAAAAGCCTGATGGAAAGCGGCATTCCCCATGCGGTGCTGCGTCCCATGTCCTACGGCCGCGAAGGCACCGCCATGGGCGCCTATCTTGACGAAATGGGCGGGCCGATGACTTTGGACGAGACCTGGGACCTGACCTACTGGCTCTACTGGCAGGCCGGTTATGACCGGCTCAAGATGAGCACCGAAGCCGTGCACGGCGATATCGAACGCGGCCGGCAGGTCTACGGCGAAAACTGCACCAGCTGTCACGGCGCGCAGGGCGAAGGCGTGACGGCCCCGGCGCTGGGCAATGTCTCGCTGCTGGCCCATATGACCGATGAAATGATCCGCCACGCCATTCGCGAAGGCCGCCAGGATACGCCGATGCAGGCCTGGAAGGGGGTGCTGTCGGACGAGGATATCGACAATGTCACCGCCTTCCTCAGGAGCCGCGCCGGCGGCTGGGAACAGCCGCAGCCGGTGCTGAAAAAAATCCCCGGACCGGAAGACTATGTCATCAATCCGGACAATGAGGACCCGGACTTTACCCTGACCGACGGTATCTTTGTCTCCTCCAAGGACCTGCTCGCCGCCCTCCAGGCGAAAAAACGCATGGTGCTGCTGGACACAAGGGTGGCCTCGGTCTGGCAACGGGCTCATATCGAAGGCGCGATTCCGGTGCCCTATTACACCGATTTCGACGAACTGACCAAGGATATGCCGCGGGACGTACAGATCGTCGCCTACTGCTCCTGTCCGCGGGCGGCAGCGGAATATGTGGTCAAGAATATGCGGGAGCGCGGCTTTATCCGGACCGCCGTCCTG
- the hisG gene encoding ATP phosphoribosyltransferase, whose protein sequence is MVSKPDNTPEQMILALPKGRILEEVMPIIRGAGIIPEADFDNPKSRKLAFDTNHPHLRIIRVRSFDVATFVAFGAAQMGVAGNDVLMEFDYPEIYAPLDLDIGHCRLSVAELADLSKTDDPSRWSHIRVATKYPNLTRKHFAGRGVQAECIKLNGAMELAPSLGLCRRIVDLVSTGSTLKANGLVEIEKIVDITSRFIVNRTAFKTRNEEISEILANISEALNGQ, encoded by the coding sequence ATGGTGTCAAAGCCAGACAATACACCGGAACAGATGATCCTCGCCCTGCCCAAGGGCCGGATCCTTGAGGAAGTCATGCCCATCATTCGCGGGGCAGGCATTATTCCCGAAGCGGATTTCGACAACCCGAAATCCCGCAAGCTGGCGTTCGACACCAACCATCCGCATCTGCGTATCATCCGGGTCAGGAGCTTCGATGTCGCCACCTTTGTCGCCTTCGGCGCCGCCCAGATGGGGGTCGCCGGCAATGACGTGCTGATGGAATTCGACTATCCGGAAATCTATGCGCCGCTGGACCTGGACATCGGCCACTGCCGCCTGTCGGTCGCCGAACTGGCCGACCTGAGCAAAACCGACGATCCCAGCCGCTGGAGTCACATCCGCGTTGCCACCAAATATCCCAACCTGACCCGCAAGCATTTTGCCGGCCGCGGGGTGCAGGCGGAATGCATCAAGCTCAACGGCGCCATGGAGCTGGCCCCGAGCCTCGGCCTGTGCCGCCGCATCGTCGACCTGGTCAGCACCGGCTCCACCCTGAAGGCCAACGGCCTGGTGGAAATCGAGAAGATTGTCGACATTACCAGCCGCTTCATCGTCAACCGCACGGCATTCAAGACCCGCAACGAGGAAATCAGCGAGATTCTCGCCAACATCAGCGAGGCCCTCAATGGTCAGTAA
- a CDS encoding Maf family protein, which produces MTESAPQHSPLILASASPRRRELLAQIGLVPDDICPAEIDETPLRDETPRQLAERLAVEKAKAVVEQKPDAFILASDTVVALGQRILGKPDSEQEARRFLTMLSGRRHRVYTGLCLITPDGKTHSRVVMTQVSFKRLTEQDIDTYIASGEWDGKAGAYAIQGLAGRYVKSINGSYSNVVGLPLFETANLLDGSGYRSKTS; this is translated from the coding sequence ATGACCGAGTCCGCCCCCCAGCATAGCCCCCTGATCCTGGCCTCCGCCTCGCCGCGGCGGCGTGAGCTGCTGGCCCAGATCGGCCTTGTCCCCGACGACATCTGCCCGGCGGAAATCGATGAAACGCCACTCAGGGATGAAACCCCGCGCCAGTTGGCCGAACGGCTGGCCGTGGAAAAGGCCAAAGCCGTAGTTGAACAAAAACCTGACGCCTTCATTCTCGCCTCCGATACCGTGGTGGCGCTGGGACAGCGGATCCTCGGCAAGCCGGACAGTGAGCAGGAAGCCCGCCGGTTCCTCACCATGCTGAGCGGCCGCCGCCACCGCGTCTATACCGGGCTGTGCCTGATCACGCCGGACGGCAAGACGCACAGCCGGGTGGTCATGACCCAGGTCAGCTTCAAGCGCCTGACCGAGCAGGACATCGACACTTACATCGCCTCCGGCGAATGGGACGGCAAGGCCGGCGCCTATGCCATCCAGGGCCTGGCCGGGCGTTATGTCAAATCAATCAACGGCTCCTACAGCAATGTGGTCGGCCTGCCCCTGTTCGAGACCGCCAACCTGCTCGACGGCAGCGGCTACCGGAGCAAGACATCATGA